One window of Diabrotica undecimpunctata isolate CICGRU chromosome 8, icDiaUnde3, whole genome shotgun sequence genomic DNA carries:
- the LOC140448028 gene encoding beta-1,3-glucan-binding protein-like, protein MFCTVYKNLDKMILILFVFSVILFNDVNSLCLKNSITTASGLHAPKNGSLCSGQLIFEDNFDWLDASKWDHEQTLTGGGNNEFEWYTDDRRNSFTQNGQLHIKPTFVADEYGEDFLYSGTIDIGASCTGSDNEGCRRTGSQNAIVNPVKSARMRTLNSFSFKYGRVEVSAKVPAGDWLWPAIWMLPSKWVYGSWPTSGEIDIMESRGNRQYYSTSGQNVGTPLEASTLHWGPNPQNNKFMKTHWEKTSWNGGWDNAYHRYQVEWTPEHIKFSVDDQEVGTVTPPDGGFWQYGDLQPSGLPNPWAQGSKMAPFDAEFHILINLAIGGAYFPDDVDNKSGRKPWSSSQPYREGMTTFWQANQQWKPTWNLNSDDSHLKVDYVRVWAL, encoded by the exons ATGTTTTGCACAGTATACAAAAACTTAGATAAGATGATTCTGATACTGTTTGTGTTTTCCGTGATACTATTTAACGACGTTAATTCCCTATGTCTTAAAAATTCGATAACAACCGCAAGTGGTTTACATGCACCCAAAAACGGCAGTTTATGTTCTGGTCAACTGATCTTTGAGGACAACTTTGACTGGTTGGACGCATCAAAATGGGACCATGAACAAACCTTAACTGGTGGTGGA AATAATGAATTTGAATGGTATACAGATGACAGACGTAACAGCTTTACTCAAAACGGCCAGTTACATATCAAACCCACTTTTGTTGCAGATGAATATGGAGAAGATTTCTTATATTCTGGTACCATTGACATTGGAGCTAG CTGTACAGGTAGCGACAACGAAGGATGTAGAAGAACAGGTTCACAAAATGCTATCGTAAATCCCGTAAAAAGCGCTCGTATGAGGACCTTAAActcattttcatttaaatatgGTAGAGTTGAAGTTAGCGCTAAAGTTCCTGCTGGAGACTGGTTATGGCCAG caaTCTGGATGTTACCAAGTAAATGGGTTTATGGAAGTTGGCCAACATCTGGAGAAATCGACATAATGGAAAGCAGAGGAAATCGTCAGTATTATTCAACCAGTGGACAAAACGTTGGAACTCCATTAGAAGCTAGTACTCTACATTGGGGACCCAATCCACAAAACAATAAATTCATGAAAACTCACTGGGAAAAGACCTCATGGAACGGCGGATGGGATAATGCTTACCACAGATATCAAGTGGAATGGACTCCTGAACATATCAAATTTTCTGTCGATGATCAAGAAGTTGGTACAGTTACACCCCCTGATGGCGGTTTCTGGCAATACGGCGATCTTCAACCAAGTGGACTACCAAATCCATGGGCTCAAGGTAGTAAGATGGCTCCATTTGACGCCGAGTTTCATATATTGATTAATTTGGCTATTGGAGGAGCCTATTTCCCCGATGATGTAGATAATAAGTCCGGTAGAAAACCATGGTCCAGTTCTCAGCCTTACCGTGAGGGTATGACAACCTTCTGGCAAGCTAATCAACAATGGAAACCTACTTGGAATTTGAACTCAGACGACTCTCATCTTAAGGTTGACTACGTAAGAGTTTGGGcactgtaa